A region of Thermococcus argininiproducens DNA encodes the following proteins:
- a CDS encoding HIT family protein produces MQCPFCNPSREVLLYEDERIRILIDSYPASRGHLLVVPIKHVERIEELEEDEKLALLNGIEISIKKLKEALKPDGFNIGINLGEAAGQTVSHLHIHVIPRYKGDSTFPRGGIRKAVLNVEDENLSLKEKWIKNRLKEDEKKKLVELFRNI; encoded by the coding sequence ATGCAATGTCCATTTTGCAATCCATCACGAGAAGTGTTACTCTATGAAGATGAAAGGATTAGAATCCTTATTGACTCATATCCAGCAAGCAGAGGGCACTTGCTTGTAGTCCCCATAAAACATGTAGAACGGATAGAGGAATTAGAAGAGGATGAAAAACTTGCTCTTTTAAACGGCATTGAAATCTCGATTAAAAAACTTAAAGAAGCTTTAAAACCGGATGGATTTAACATAGGGATAAATCTTGGAGAAGCTGCAGGACAGACAGTTTCTCATCTCCATATACACGTTATTCCTCGATATAAGGGAGATAGCACCTTTCCCAGAGGAGGCATACGAAAGGCTGTTCTTAATGTTGAGGACGAAAACTTAAGTCTTAAGGAAAAATGGATAAAGAACAGACTAAAAGAAGACGAAAAGAAGAAACTGGTGGAATTATTCCGCAATATCTAA
- a CDS encoding YbaK/EbsC family protein: protein MNFKGIEEKVIKFRDERLWRKYHTPKNLAISLAIELGELLEHFQWETNDEIFEKIQNKEVQEKIEEEMADIIIYLVILAHELGIDLDKAVEEKLKKNEEKYPVKEIRIEEIVKELGGEIIEPKGEVKSVKQVVKLLGVQPDQIIKSLVFIVNESEPILVIVDGKSKASIEKLKKVFGNVRMAKAKEVEMITGYKVGEVPPVGVPIRTIMDEKVLGKEFVIGGGGRIDRLSKLSPKKILEFQKAELLDIAE, encoded by the coding sequence ATGAATTTTAAGGGAATTGAAGAAAAAGTAATTAAGTTCAGGGATGAAAGACTCTGGAGAAAATATCATACCCCAAAGAACCTTGCAATCTCATTAGCAATCGAACTTGGGGAACTTTTGGAGCATTTCCAGTGGGAAACGAACGATGAAATCTTTGAAAAGATCCAAAATAAGGAAGTACAGGAAAAGATTGAAGAGGAGATGGCGGATATAATAATCTACCTTGTTATCTTAGCTCATGAACTGGGAATAGATCTAGATAAGGCAGTAGAAGAAAAGTTGAAGAAGAATGAAGAAAAATATCCTGTAAAAGAAATAAGAATTGAAGAAATAGTTAAAGAGCTTGGAGGGGAGATAATAGAACCGAAAGGAGAGGTTAAGAGTGTAAAGCAAGTTGTGAAACTTCTTGGTGTTCAACCAGATCAGATAATTAAATCTCTGGTTTTTATAGTAAATGAAAGTGAACCTATCCTTGTTATAGTGGATGGAAAATCAAAGGCAAGCATTGAAAAATTGAAAAAGGTCTTTGGGAACGTTAGAATGGCAAAAGCCAAAGAAGTCGAGATGATTACGGGATATAAAGTTGGTGAAGTTCCACCAGTAGGAGTTCCCATAAGAACAATAATGGATGAGAAAGTTCTTGGGAAAGAATTTGTAATTGGAGGGGGAGGGAGGATAGATAGATTAAGTAAGCTCAGTCCAAAGAAAATCCTAGAATTTCAAAAGGCTGAGCTTTTAGATATTGCGGAATAA